Proteins from one Mycobacterium sp. SMC-2 genomic window:
- a CDS encoding DUF1003 domain-containing protein: MSKFSAARRLSTPRTSRRYSPRLDPEAVGQITESIARFFGTGRYLLVQTIIVFAWIAVNLFAVGLRWDPYPFILLNLAFSTQAAYAAPLILLAQNRQENRDRVALEQDRHRAAQTKADTEFLARELAAVRLAVGEVVTREYLRHELEDLRSLLAHLDSESEGSAAAPGGDGGDRTAKKSG; this comes from the coding sequence GTGAGCAAGTTCTCGGCCGCGCGCCGCCTCTCCACCCCGCGGACGTCGCGCAGGTACTCGCCACGCCTGGATCCCGAGGCCGTCGGCCAGATCACCGAGTCGATCGCGCGGTTCTTCGGCACCGGCCGCTACCTGCTGGTGCAGACGATCATCGTGTTCGCCTGGATCGCGGTGAACCTGTTCGCGGTGGGGCTGCGCTGGGACCCCTATCCCTTCATCCTGCTGAACCTGGCCTTCTCCACGCAGGCCGCCTACGCGGCGCCGCTGATCCTGCTCGCCCAGAATCGTCAGGAAAACCGCGACCGGGTCGCGCTCGAACAGGACCGCCATCGCGCGGCGCAGACCAAGGCAGACACCGAGTTTCTGGCCCGCGAACTCGCGGCGGTGCGGCTGGCGGTCGGCGAGGTCGTGACCCGCGAATACTTGCGTCACGAGCTCGAAGACCTGCGCTCCCTGCTGGCCCATCTGGACTCGGAATCCGAGGGCTCGGCGGCGGCGCCGGGCGGTGACGGCGGGGACCGCACCGCGAAGAAATCGGGGTGA
- a CDS encoding lytic transglycosylase domain-containing protein yields MRIGGRRARPAAAAERQRALQVTRTRAFGVATIAPLVFTGAVSGAAPSLPSLPVKLPPVHANVTPMAAVSHTLPDLSGPAVVAIDRSPTAFHVAEPALSAPPKPMIVNSPGALGIPSIALAAYRSAEQKMAVAAPGCGVSWNLLAGIGRIESGHAGGGAVDARGTAVVPIYGPALDGTLPGNEIILQSSAGNRPTYARAMGPMQFLPGTWARYASDGKGDGVADPQNLFDSTLAAARYLCSGGLNLRDPSQVMAAILRYNNSMAYAQNVLGWASAYATGVVPVDLPPMTGPPPPLGDAHLEHPEGLGPNLPMNVNGLPLDDPLARMPLIDLTQPQSAGPPPMFPWLTPTPQQAPARLPGCTVICVGPQSPPPNPAMPWAPPMGVPPAPPLAPPPPPDPQAAPPPAAPVPAPPAPNPAGPPNAAAPKQPGPVAGG; encoded by the coding sequence GTGCGCATTGGGGGACGCCGGGCACGCCCGGCCGCCGCCGCGGAGCGGCAGCGAGCGCTTCAGGTAACACGCACGCGTGCCTTCGGTGTAGCCACCATCGCCCCCCTGGTCTTCACTGGAGCGGTGAGCGGGGCGGCGCCCTCGCTCCCTTCGCTCCCGGTAAAACTCCCGCCGGTGCACGCGAACGTCACTCCGATGGCCGCGGTCTCCCACACCCTTCCCGACCTCTCGGGACCGGCCGTCGTCGCGATCGATCGTTCGCCGACCGCCTTTCACGTCGCCGAGCCCGCCCTGTCGGCGCCGCCGAAACCGATGATCGTGAATTCGCCCGGCGCACTTGGCATTCCAAGCATCGCGCTGGCGGCCTATCGCAGTGCCGAACAGAAGATGGCCGTCGCCGCCCCGGGCTGCGGCGTCAGCTGGAACCTGCTGGCCGGGATCGGGCGCATCGAGTCCGGTCATGCGGGCGGCGGGGCGGTTGACGCGCGTGGCACCGCGGTCGTCCCGATCTACGGCCCCGCGTTGGACGGCACGTTGCCGGGCAACGAGATCATCCTGCAAAGCAGCGCCGGCAATCGCCCCACCTACGCCCGCGCGATGGGGCCGATGCAGTTCTTGCCCGGCACCTGGGCGCGGTACGCCTCCGACGGCAAAGGCGACGGCGTCGCCGATCCGCAGAACCTTTTCGATTCCACCCTGGCCGCGGCCCGCTACCTGTGCAGCGGCGGCCTCAACCTCCGCGACCCGTCGCAAGTGATGGCCGCGATCCTTCGCTACAACAACTCGATGGCTTACGCGCAGAACGTGCTGGGATGGGCGTCGGCATACGCCACCGGCGTGGTTCCGGTCGACCTGCCTCCGATGACTGGTCCGCCGCCTCCGCTCGGCGACGCGCACCTCGAGCATCCCGAGGGACTCGGCCCCAACCTGCCGATGAACGTCAACGGGTTGCCGCTGGACGATCCTTTGGCGCGCATGCCGCTGATCGACCTCACCCAACCGCAGAGCGCCGGTCCACCGCCGATGTTCCCGTGGCTGACCCCCACGCCACAGCAGGCCCCGGCGCGGCTGCCCGGGTGCACGGTGATCTGCGTCGGGCCCCAGAGCCCGCCGCCCAACCCTGCGATGCCGTGGGCGCCGCCGATGGGCGTGCCGCCCGCCCCGCCGCTGGCCCCGCCGCCACCGCCGGACCCGCAGGCGGCCCCACCACCGGCTGCCCCGGTTCCCGCGCCGCCAGCGCCCAACCCGGCCGGCCCGCCGAACGCGGCCGCGCCGAAGCAGCCGGGACCCGTCGCGGGCGGCTGA
- a CDS encoding Mrp/NBP35 family ATP-binding protein, producing the protein MSGHDAADLSAAIRTALGKVIDPELRRPITELGMVKSIDTEPDGGVHVAIYLTTAACPKKTEITERVTKAVSDVPGTGAVKVTLDVMSDEQRAELRKQLRGDAREPVIPFAQPNSLTRVYAVASGKGGVGKSTVTVNLAAAMAARGLSVGVLDADIHGHSIPRMMGTTDRPTQVESMILPPIAHEVKVISIAQFTEGNTPVVWRGPMLHRALQQFLADVYWGDLDVLLLDLPPGTGDIAISVAQLIPSAEILVVTTPQLAAAEVAERAGSIAMQTRQRIAGVVENMSGLTLPDGSTMQVFGEGGGRQVAERLSRAVGAEVPLLGQIPLDPALVAAGDSGTPIVLSAPDSPAGKELRSVADNLSSRRRGLAGVSLGLDPTRR; encoded by the coding sequence ATGTCTGGTCATGACGCTGCCGACTTGAGCGCAGCAATCCGCACCGCACTGGGGAAGGTGATCGACCCCGAACTACGGCGCCCGATCACCGAACTCGGGATGGTCAAGAGCATTGACACCGAGCCCGACGGCGGCGTGCACGTGGCGATCTATCTGACGACCGCCGCCTGCCCGAAGAAGACCGAAATCACCGAGCGGGTCACCAAAGCGGTCTCCGACGTTCCGGGCACGGGGGCAGTGAAAGTCACCCTGGACGTGATGAGCGACGAGCAGCGCGCCGAACTGCGCAAGCAGTTGCGCGGCGATGCCCGCGAGCCCGTCATCCCCTTCGCCCAACCGAACTCGCTGACGAGGGTCTATGCGGTCGCGTCCGGGAAGGGCGGGGTGGGCAAGTCCACCGTCACGGTCAACCTGGCCGCGGCGATGGCGGCCCGGGGCCTGTCCGTCGGGGTGCTCGACGCCGACATCCACGGCCATTCCATCCCCCGGATGATGGGCACCACCGACCGGCCCACGCAGGTGGAGTCGATGATCCTGCCGCCCATCGCCCACGAGGTGAAGGTCATCTCGATCGCCCAATTCACCGAGGGCAACACGCCCGTGGTGTGGCGCGGGCCGATGCTGCACCGGGCGCTGCAACAGTTCTTGGCCGACGTCTATTGGGGCGATCTGGACGTCCTGCTGCTGGACCTGCCGCCGGGCACCGGCGACATCGCCATCTCGGTGGCTCAGCTGATCCCGAGCGCCGAGATCCTGGTGGTGACGACGCCCCAGTTGGCCGCGGCCGAGGTCGCCGAGCGGGCGGGCAGCATCGCGATGCAGACCCGGCAGCGCATCGCCGGCGTGGTGGAGAACATGTCGGGTCTCACCCTGCCGGACGGCTCGACCATGCAGGTGTTCGGTGAGGGCGGCGGCCGGCAAGTGGCGGAACGTTTGTCCCGCGCCGTCGGTGCTGAGGTGCCGCTGCTGGGTCAGATCCCGTTGGACCCCGCGCTAGTCGCGGCCGGCGATTCCGGCACCCCGATCGTGCTGAGCGCCCCCGACTCCCCGGCGGGCAAGGAACTGCGCAGCGTGGCCGACAACCTGTCGTCGCGGCGGCGGGGATTGGCGGGCGTCTCACTGGGGCTCGATCCGACGCGGCGCTGA
- the tatB gene encoding Sec-independent protein translocase protein TatB: MFGSLSWEHILVLVVVGLVVLGPERLPGAIRWTSNALRQARDYLSGVTTQLREDLGPDFEDLRVPLSELQRLRGMTPRAALTKHLLDGDDSFLTGNFDRPVNGAAAEPVQPAQPEHHTGGGPAPFDTDAT, encoded by the coding sequence ATGTTCGGCAGCCTGAGCTGGGAACACATCCTGGTCCTCGTCGTGGTCGGGCTGGTGGTTCTTGGCCCGGAGCGGCTTCCGGGTGCGATCCGCTGGACGTCGAACGCGCTGCGGCAGGCGCGCGACTACCTCAGCGGGGTGACCACTCAGCTGCGCGAAGACCTCGGGCCCGACTTCGAAGATCTGCGCGTCCCGCTGAGCGAACTACAGCGACTGCGGGGGATGACGCCGCGCGCCGCGCTGACCAAGCACCTGCTGGATGGCGATGATTCGTTCTTGACCGGGAACTTCGACAGGCCGGTGAACGGGGCGGCGGCTGAGCCGGTACAGCCTGCGCAGCCCGAGCACCACACCGGCGGCGGCCCCGCCCCGTTCGATACCGACGCGACCTGA
- a CDS encoding S1C family serine protease produces MTSDQGFDQKQDSGNRLAPRPVSRPPVDPASRQLFSRPDGLRGSFVADRVRPKKYRDQTEFSPHDEPADPVLQEAFSRPVGSPDSLQRHPIDAGAMAAERDGEGPDELDDPWRDPSAAAALGTPAVAPSGPRAPQGYGGKLGVRDVLFGGKVSYLALLVLLLIALVIGVIGGVVGRKTAEVAEAFTTSKVTLSTNGNGEGPAGRFAKVAAATANAVVTIESKSDQEGMQGSGVVIDGRGYIVTNNHVISEAANNPSQFKTTVVFNDGKEVPANLVGRDPKTDLAVLKVDNVDNLSVARFGDSDKVRVGDEVLAAGAPLGLRSTVTHGIISALHRPVPLSGEGSDTDTVIDALQTDASINHGNSGGPLIDMDSRVIGINTAGKSLSDSASGLGFAIPINEAKQVAQTLIKDGKIVHPTLGISTRSVSNAIASGAQVANVKAGSPAQKGGILENDVIVKVGSRTVADSDEFVVAVRQLTIGQDSPIEVVRDGRHVTLTVKPDPDGS; encoded by the coding sequence TCGTGGCCGATCGTGTCCGCCCGAAGAAGTATCGCGACCAGACCGAGTTCTCCCCGCACGACGAACCAGCCGATCCGGTGCTCCAGGAGGCCTTCAGCCGGCCCGTGGGGAGCCCCGACTCGTTGCAGCGCCACCCCATCGACGCCGGCGCCATGGCGGCCGAGAGAGACGGCGAGGGGCCGGACGAGCTCGACGACCCGTGGCGAGACCCGTCGGCGGCGGCGGCGTTGGGCACTCCGGCGGTCGCGCCGTCGGGGCCGCGCGCACCGCAAGGCTACGGCGGCAAGCTCGGTGTGCGCGATGTGCTGTTCGGCGGCAAGGTGTCCTACCTGGCGTTGCTCGTCCTGCTGCTGATCGCGCTGGTCATCGGCGTGATCGGCGGGGTGGTCGGTCGCAAGACGGCCGAGGTCGCCGAGGCGTTCACCACCTCGAAGGTGACGCTGTCGACCAATGGCAACGGTGAAGGCCCGGCCGGCCGGTTCGCGAAGGTGGCGGCCGCCACCGCCAATGCCGTGGTGACAATCGAGTCCAAGAGCGACCAGGAGGGCATGCAGGGCTCCGGCGTGGTGATCGACGGTCGCGGCTACATCGTCACCAACAACCACGTCATCTCGGAGGCGGCCAACAACCCCAGCCAGTTCAAGACGACCGTGGTGTTCAACGACGGCAAGGAAGTTCCCGCCAACCTCGTTGGCCGCGACCCCAAGACCGACCTGGCCGTGCTCAAGGTCGACAACGTCGACAATCTGAGCGTGGCCCGGTTCGGCGACTCGGACAAGGTGCGCGTCGGCGACGAGGTCCTCGCGGCCGGCGCGCCGCTGGGGCTGCGCAGCACCGTGACCCACGGCATCATCAGTGCGCTGCACCGGCCCGTCCCGTTGTCGGGGGAGGGCTCGGACACCGACACCGTCATCGATGCGCTGCAGACCGACGCGTCGATCAACCACGGCAACTCCGGTGGCCCGCTGATCGATATGGACTCGCGAGTGATCGGCATCAACACCGCGGGTAAATCCTTGTCCGACAGCGCAAGTGGGCTGGGCTTCGCGATCCCGATCAACGAGGCGAAGCAGGTTGCCCAGACGCTGATCAAAGACGGCAAGATCGTGCACCCGACGCTCGGGATCAGCACGCGGTCGGTGAGCAACGCGATCGCCTCCGGCGCCCAGGTCGCCAACGTGAAGGCGGGAAGCCCGGCGCAGAAGGGCGGGATTCTGGAGAACGACGTCATCGTCAAGGTCGGCAGCCGCACTGTCGCCGACTCGGACGAGTTCGTCGTCGCCGTGCGGCAGCTGACCATCGGCCAGGACTCCCCGATCGAGGTGGTCCGAGACGGCCGGCACGTCACCCTGACCGTCAAGCCCGACCCCGACGGCAGCTAA